One Microtus pennsylvanicus isolate mMicPen1 chromosome 3, mMicPen1.hap1, whole genome shotgun sequence DNA window includes the following coding sequences:
- the LOC142846734 gene encoding tripartite motif-containing protein 43-like, with product MKSDLSQAFQEELTCFICMSYLTDPVTISCGHSFCRACLHLSWEDRQVPVQCPTCRKPSQQKDFGTSIVLKKLVSIARQASLMKYLSSEEHQCVTHKETKGIFCMENSLYLCRPCSDSQEHRGHRHCPIEAAAEGQLERLLKQMESLWEKIQENEENLEAEKRLIALWNIRLIIREEMIRAKYRRWYPLPSKQEEENIECMKKEANYYLEKLRKSEAMMVQKSKQLREMYRELMAMSQEPYVVLLQDLDDILRRSESVQLSKPLAMKPEIYALALSGLTERFN from the exons ATGAAGTCAGACCTCTCACAAGCCTTCCAGGAAGAGCTCACCTGCTTCATCTGCATGAGTTACCTTACAGACCCAGTCACCATAAGCTGTGGCCACAGCTTCTGTCgagcctgcctccacctttccTGGGAAGACAGACAGGTTCCTGTCCAATGCCCTACGTGTAGGAAACCATCCCAGCAGAAGGACTTCGGAACCAGCATTGTTCTGAAGAAGCTGGTGTCCATTGCCAGACAAGCCAGCCTCATGAAGTACCTGAGCTCTGAGGAGCATCAGTGTGTGACCCACAAGGAGACCAAGGGGATCTTCTGTATGGAGAACAGCCTCTACCTCTGTCGACCCTGTTCTGACTCCCAGGAGCACAGAGGTCACAGACACTGTCCCATTGAAGCAGCTGCTGAGGGTCAATTG GAAAGACTTCTGAAGCAAATGGAATCATTATGGGAAAAGAtccaagaaaatgaagagaatctggaggcagagaaaagattgATAGCTCTGTGGAAT ATCCGCTTGATTATAAGAGAAGAAATGATAAGGGCAAAGTACAGGAGATGGTATCCACTCCCCagcaaacaggaagaagaaaatattgagtgtatgaaaaaagaagccaattattatttagaaaaactcagaaaaagTGAAGCCATGATGGtccaaaaaagcaaacaattaaGAGAAATGTATCGAGAGCTGATGGCAATGTCCCAGGAGCCGTATGTGGTACTGCTCCAG GATTTGGATGACATATTGAGGAG GAGTGAGTCAGTTCAACTGAGCAAGCCCCTGGCTATGAAACCAGAAATCTATGCCCTTGCCCTCAGTGGACTGACTGAAAGGTTCAACTAG